The DNA region AATCGTTCGTATTAAGACGCAGGGCGCCATGATAACCGGGGACGGCGGGGGTGCAAGGTACGAGATGCCGCGCGTCCGCATCGGCGAACCGGCCGATGCGGACGGCGACGGGACGCAGGGAGGCTCAGATGCGCCCTTCCTCGAAGTCGCGGAAGGCCTGCATCACCTCTTCGCGCGTGTTCATGACGAAGGGGCCGCCCCAGGCGATCGGCTCGCCGATCGGCTCGCCGGCCAGCAGCAGGAAGCGGGCGCCGCCGGAGCCCGCGACCGCCTCCACCCGCTCACCCTCGCCCAGCACGATCACCCGCGGCCCGGCAAGCTCCTCCCCCTGGCCGCCCACCGTCAGCGTGCCTTCGAACAGCACCAGGAAGGCGGTGTGGCCGGCGGGCAGCGGTTCGGCGAAGGACGCCGACGGCGGCAGCACCACGTCGAAATAGCGGGCGTCGGTCGCCTCCGCCCGCACCGGGCCCGCGGTGCCGCGGGCGGTGTCGCCGGCGATCACGGTGACGGTCGCCCCGTCCTCGCGCCGCTCCACCGGGATGGAGGCCGCCGGGAACTCCTGATAGCGCGGCTCGGTCATCTTCAGCCGGGCCGGCAGGTTGATCCACAGCTGGAAGCCCCGCATCAGCCCTTCGGTCTGTTCCGGCATCTCGGAATGGACCAGGCCGCGGCCGGCGGTCATCCATTGCACGCCGCCGGTCTCGATCACGCCCTCATGCCCGTGGTTGTCGGCATGGCGCATGCGGCCGGCCAGCATGTAGGTCACCGTCTCGAACCCGCGATGGGGATGGTCGGGGAAGCCGGCCAGATAGTCGGTCGGCTCGTCCGACCCGAACAGGTCGAGCATCAGGAAGGGATCGAGCGTGCGCAGGCGCGGGGTGCCCAGCATGCGGGTCATGCTGACGCCGGCACCGTCGGAAGTGGCCATGCCCTCGATGGCGGCGAGCACCGGACGGGCGCCGGAGGTGGCGGATTGGACGGACATGGCGGCGGCTCCCGAAAAACGCTGTGGCGATGGACCACAGGTAATCCGCCCCGGCCCCGGCGTGAAGCCCGCCCTGCCGCGTCACTGCGTTTCCGCCCGCGCAACAATCGCCGCCAACCGACGGAAAAGGCGGCAAATGAAAAGGCCGCCGGAAACCCGGCGGCCTTCTCGCGAGAGACCCTGTGGGAAAGGGTTTTGTCTTAGTGGATGCTCTCGCCGTGCAGGGCGAGGTCGAGACCGTCGCGCTCCACGTCCTCTTCCACGCGCAGGCCCATCACCACGTCGATGACCTTGAGCAGGATGAAGGAGCCGATGCCCGAGTAGATGATGGTGGCGACGATGCCGTAGAGCTGCGTGACGACCTGGCCGGCATTGCCTTCCAGCAGGCCGGCGGTGCCGCCGATGGCTTCCTGGGCGAAGACGCCGGTCAGGACGGCGCCGACGATGCCGCCGATGCCGTGCACGCCGAAGGCGTCCAGGCTGTCGTCATAGCCGAGCGCATGCTTCAGGCCGGTGGCGCCCCAGTAGCAGACCACGCCAGCGACCACGCCGATGACCAGCGCGCCCATCGGACCGACGAAGCCCGAGGCCGGGGTGATGGCGACGAGGCCACCGACCGCGCCGGAGATGATGCCGAGAACCGACGGCTTGCCCTTGAGGACCCACTCCGCGAACATCCAGGCGAGAGCGGCGGCGGCGGCGGCGATCTGCGTGACCAGCATGGCCATGCCCGCACGGCCGTCGGCGGCAACCGCCGAACCGGCGTTGAAGCCGAACCAGCCGACCCACAGCATGGCGGCGCCGACCAGGCTCAGCACCAGGTTGTGCGGGGCGAAATTCTCGTTCGGATAGCCCTTGCGCTTGCCGAGCACCAGCGCCGCGACCAGGCCGGCCACGCCCGCATTGATGTGGACGACGGTGCCGCCGGCATAGTCGAGCACGCCGTCACCCATCAGATAGCCGCCCGGACCCCAGACCCAGTGGGTGATCGGGGCATAGATGACGACCGACCACAGCGCGGTGAACACCAGCATGGAGGAGAACTTCATGCGGTCGGCGAAGGCGCCGGTGATCAGGGCCGGGGTGATGATCGCGAAGGTCATCTGGAAGACGATGAAGACCGATTCCGGAATCACGCCGGACAGGCTGTCCTTGGTCAGGCCGTTCAGCAGTGCCTTGGACAGGCCGCCGACATAGGGGCTGCCTTCGCTGAAGGCCAGGCTGTAGCCGATCACGATCCACAGGATCGACACGAGGCAGCAGATCGCGAAGCTCTGCATGACCGTGGCCAGGACATTCTTCTTGCGCACCATGCCGCCGTAGAACAGCGCCAGGCCCGGAATGGTCATGAACAGGACCAGGGCCGTCGCCGTCAGCATCCAGGCGGTATCGCCCGCGCTGAGCGTCGGCGCCGGGGTGGCTGCCGCCGCCGCGTCCTGGGCAAAGGCAGCGACCGGCAGGCCGGCCGCGCCAAGAGCAACCGCGATCATCGGTGCGGCCATAAGGAAGAGACGGTTCATCGAGGCTCCTCTTTCTCCAAAATCGCTCCCGCCCCGAGGCGGCCGGCACGGCACCGGAGGTGTTCCGCGCGGGCGCCGCCCCGGGACGACCCCGTCCCGGTCGCCCCGTCCCCGGCAAAGACGGGGCGGCGGACGGGACCAAGGACGCCTCCAGCGTTACAAGAAGCGTGCCAACCGAAAACGGCTTGGAATCGTCAGGGTTGTCCCCTGCCTGGACCCCCGAACGGGCAGCCCCTTACGAGTCGCGCCCCCCGATCGCCCAGAAAATGGGCAGATGTCGGCGCTGACATTGGCCCGCAATTTTCAGGCTTTCTAGCGATCGCCGGACGGTTGACGGGCGTTTGACAGGGCGGACTGCACGGGGCCGGCACCACAACTTGGCTGCCTTTCCGGCAAATGATGAAAATTTGTGCACGCACTGGGCGCGCGGCGGTCAGCGGCGCGGCACGAAGGACACACCTCGTATCCCGTCCTGCCATGGCCGCCCATCCGCCGCCCGTCCGGCCTATGCCTGCCCTAAGACCGGCGGCCGGTCGGCCGAGACGCTCCCCCCGCCGGGCCTATTGGACATGGCGGCGAGTTGTGGCACCGTCAACGCCTCCACACAGGTAGGCCGCTCGCGCGCGGCTGCAAGAATAAGGCAAAGGGGGTAACGGCCATGCTCGACAAACGGGATCTGCGCCTCGCACCGCGGCGTGCGGTGGCG from Azospirillum thiophilum includes:
- a CDS encoding pirin family protein, which codes for MSVQSATSGARPVLAAIEGMATSDGAGVSMTRMLGTPRLRTLDPFLMLDLFGSDEPTDYLAGFPDHPHRGFETVTYMLAGRMRHADNHGHEGVIETGGVQWMTAGRGLVHSEMPEQTEGLMRGFQLWINLPARLKMTEPRYQEFPAASIPVERREDGATVTVIAGDTARGTAGPVRAEATDARYFDVVLPPSASFAEPLPAGHTAFLVLFEGTLTVGGQGEELAGPRVIVLGEGERVEAVAGSGGARFLLLAGEPIGEPIAWGGPFVMNTREEVMQAFRDFEEGRI
- a CDS encoding ammonium transporter codes for the protein MNRLFLMAAPMIAVALGAAGLPVAAFAQDAAAAATPAPTLSAGDTAWMLTATALVLFMTIPGLALFYGGMVRKKNVLATVMQSFAICCLVSILWIVIGYSLAFSEGSPYVGGLSKALLNGLTKDSLSGVIPESVFIVFQMTFAIITPALITGAFADRMKFSSMLVFTALWSVVIYAPITHWVWGPGGYLMGDGVLDYAGGTVVHINAGVAGLVAALVLGKRKGYPNENFAPHNLVLSLVGAAMLWVGWFGFNAGSAVAADGRAGMAMLVTQIAAAAAALAWMFAEWVLKGKPSVLGIISGAVGGLVAITPASGFVGPMGALVIGVVAGVVCYWGATGLKHALGYDDSLDAFGVHGIGGIVGAVLTGVFAQEAIGGTAGLLEGNAGQVVTQLYGIVATIIYSGIGSFILLKVIDVVMGLRVEEDVERDGLDLALHGESIH